A region from the Desulfitobacterium dehalogenans ATCC 51507 genome encodes:
- a CDS encoding EscU/YscU/HrcU family type III secretion system export apparatus switch protein: protein MREKAAALAYDQSGAPKVVAKGTGEVARKIIEQAIEHGIPIQKDEVLVETLMRVEYGEEIPPQLYQVVAELLAFVYRLDKLARGHVKS from the coding sequence ATGAGAGAGAAAGCCGCTGCTCTCGCCTATGACCAAAGTGGTGCACCTAAAGTGGTTGCGAAAGGTACTGGAGAAGTTGCTCGCAAAATTATTGAACAAGCTATCGAACATGGAATTCCTATCCAAAAGGATGAGGTTCTTGTGGAGACTCTCATGAGGGTGGAATATGGTGAAGAAATTCCCCCTCAGCTCTACCAAGTTGTGGCTGAACTTTTAGCTTTCGTTTACCGTCTTGATAAGCTTGCCAGGGGGCATGTAAAGAGTTGA